The DNA region CCAGTGAATTCATTAACGGCAAAATCATTCAAAAACCAATGCCGCAAATTGAGCATAGTGCACTGCAAATGGACTTGGGCGCGGCCATCAATGCGGCTTTGAAAACTCGTAAAGTTGCCCGTGCCTTTTCTGAGTTGCGATGTACCTTTGGCGATCGAGCGATTGTGCCAGACTTGGTGGTTTTGACTTGGGATCGAATCCCGCGTGACATTAATAATCGATTAGTCTCGCGCCCAATTACCGAAGCTCCAGACTGGGCGATCGAAATCTTATCGCCCAAGCAAGAAAGCCTGGGTATCATTGACAAGCTATTGCACTGTGCTCAGCATGGAACGCAAATGGGCTGGCTGATTGACCCCGATCAAAATGGTGTTTTAACAATTAATCATGATTGCCAAATTTCAGTTTTTCGGGATGCAAACGATCGCTTGCCTGTGCCTGAGTTCGCGGCTGAATTTCAACTCACGCTGGTTCAGCTCTTTGATTGGCTAGCAGTTGATTAATCGCTTTAATCATTTTGATCATTAGGTTCTGGGTGATGATGAGTTCGGTTGTCCTTGGTAATGGAAATACCAGGCCTTGGAACTGCGAATCGCCAACCACAAAAGCATCAGGGCGATCGTGCCCCCTTGGGTGGGCGCATCAAAGGCAAATAGCACCAGAAAAATGCAGAGGGCATCTTGGGTGAAAATTGCCCAAAGGGGCAGCCCTCCTAATCGAAAAAACCAGCCCACCTGCACCAGTTGCAAAACCAGGGCCAACAGGCCTCCCACAATTCCCAACAGCACGGTGATTTGATCCGTCCGATCGGCTGCTTGGGCGATCGCCATTCCCATCACGGCCCCAGCCAAGGGACTAAATACCAATTGCACCAACTGCAAAATTCTTTGCCCCAGCAGTTTTTTGGAAGCAAACAGCTCAAACAGAGACCAACTGACCAGCACCCCAAGCACCCATTGCGGCGACAGTTGCGACAGCAGCGGCACTCGTGACCAGAGACGATCGCCCTGCAAGAGGCCAATCAACAACAGCGGCAGGGCAATGCGCATCCCTCCCGCCGCCGAAGCTGCCAGCACCGCTAGGAGTTCAACCATGACAATGGGCGCATCCCATAGAAACCTGAACTCGTCTGTAATTGCACCATCGATGCCCCTTTTTGAGTCAATGCCCCTTGTTGAACTGTTTCTTCCAGGATCGGTTGTTGAGATCCGCAAAGGATGGGGGTCGATCGCTCCAATCACAAACTCGGGACGATCGACCCATGCGACTCGGAAATTTCCCAGTGGCCTTGAACTTTAGGCGATTTTGGTTCACTCAGCACGATCGAGAGCCATGGGCGATCGCCGTTGCCTAACCTAGAGTGCCACCAAGTCCGCCGTCAGCCGCTTAAAAGCCAGTCGCTCGTTTTCAATATCAACCCAAATCGTGTCACCCTCGGTAAACTCACCCCGCAAAATGCACTTAGCAATTTGGGTTTCCAATTCCCGTTGCACGGCGCGTTTTAAGGGGCGCGCGCCGTAGGTGGGATCGTAGCCAACCTCTGCCAAGAAGTCGATCGCCGCTTCTGACAGTTTCAGGGCCATTTTCTTCTCCGCTAAACGGGCTTCCAACCGCTGGGCTTGAATTTGGATAATTTGGCGCAATTCCGATTTTTCGAGACCGTGGAAAATGATGATGTCATCAATTCGGTTCAAGAATTCTGGGCGGAATTGCTCGCGCATGGCCGCCATCACCCGCGTTCGCATTTCTTCGTAGCGACTGTTATCGGCCGCCAATTCCAAAATGTATTGGGAGCCAATGTTACTGGTCAAAATGATGATGCTGTTTTTGAAATCAACGGTGCGCCCTTGGGAATCGGTCACTCGACCATCATCCAAAATTTGCAGCATGATGTTGAACACATCCGGGTGCGCTTTTTCAATTTCATCAAACAGAATCACGGAATAAGGACGACGACGAATGGCTTCTGTGAGTTGTCCGCCTTCTTCATAGCCCACATAACCGGGGGGCGCGCCGACCAAGCGCGAAACCGCATGTTTCTCCATGTATTCCGACATATCAATTCGCACCATTGCTTCTTCGGTGTCGAATAGATAAGCCGCCAAAGATTTAGCGAGTTCAGTTTTGCCCACACCCGTGGGGCCCAGGAAGATAAAGCTGGCGATCGGGCGGTTAGGGTCGGCCAGCCCCGCCCGCGATCGCTGAATAGCATCGGCCACCGCCGTGACGGCCTCATCTTGGCCAATCACTCGTTGGTGTAGCTCGTCTTCCAAATGCAGCAGTTTTTCCATTTCGGAAGCAATCAGTTTGCTGACCGGAATGCCAGTCCACTTGGCAATAATTTCAGCAATATCAGATTCACTGACTTCTTCTCGCAGCAGAATTTGACCGCTCGATTGCTGAGTCGAAATGGTCTGTTCGATGGTCTGCAATTGTTGATGCAGTTCATTCAGGGTTCCAAACTTTAATTCAGCGGCCCGGTTGAGATCATAGTCTCGCTCCGCTTGCTGAATTTCTAGTTCCACCCGATCGATCTGTTCCTTGAGGGCTTTTCGTTGCTCCAACAGATCTTTTTCCTGTTGCCATTGGGCGTTCAGATGGCTTTGGGTTTCCTTCAGGTCTGCCAGTTCCCGATCGAGTCGTTCCAGTCGCTCCTTGGACGCTGAATCACTCTCTTTTTGCAAGGATAAGCGCTCCATTTCCAGTTGCAAAATCTTGCGATCAATTTCATCTAGTTCCTCTGGCTTAGAGGTAACTTCCATTTTCAACTTGGCTGCGGCTTCATCCACCAGATCGATCGCCTTGTCCGGCAAAAATCGATCGCTAATGTAGCGATTAGAAAGGGTTGCCGCCGCCACCAAAGCACTATCGGAAATCTTGACGTTGTGGTGAGTTTCATAGCGGTCTTTCAATCCTCGCAGAATTGAAATCGTATCCACCACCGAAGGCTGATCAATATAAACCTGTTGGAATCGCCGTTCCAATGCCGCGTCTTTTTCAATATATTTGCGGTACTCATCAAGGGTGGTGGCTCCAATACAGCGCAATTCACCTCGAGCCAACATCGGTTTTAGGAGGTTACCGGCATCCATGGCCCCCTGCGTTGCCCCTGCGCCCACAACGGTGTGAATTTCATCGATGAAGAGAATGATATTCCCTTCAGAATCCGTCACTTCCTTGAGCACTGCTTTCAGACGTTCTTCAAATTCCCCGCGATATTTGGCCCCAGCAATCAGTGCGCCCATGTCAAGGGCAATCAGGGTGCGATTTTGCAAGGATTCTGGCACATCTCCTTTAACAATTCGCTGAGCCAATCCTTCAGCGATCGCGGTTTTGCCCACCCCTGGCTCGCCAATTAAAACAGGATTATTTTTGGTGCGACGCGACAAGATTTGGATGGTGCGGCGAATTTCATCATCCCGGCCAATGACTGGATCGAGCTTCCCTTGGCGGGCATATTGGGTGAGGTCTCGGCCATATTTTTCAAGAGCTTCGTATTTCCCTTCTGGATCACGATCGGTCACGGTTTGATTGCCTCTCACTTGTTTAATTGCTTCCCGCAGTTTGGCCTCATTTAGCCCAACTTCATCAAAAATCTTGCGACCACAACGATCGTCCTTGGCAAACCCCAACACGAGGTGTTCGATCGAAAGATATTCATCACCAAATTCCTTGCGAAAAGCCTCGGCCCGATCGAGCAACTTATCCAGGCTTTGTCCCAAATAAACGGAGCCAATATCACCGGAAATTTTGGGCTGTTTCTGCAAAAATTGATCCGCTAATTCTTGTAAGCGACTGGGCTGGGCTCCGGCCTTGCTAAAAATACTGGTGGCTAATCCCTCTTGTTCTAATAATGATTTGAGTAAATGTTCTGACTCTAGCTGTTGTTGGCGATTTTGCTTGGCAACTTCTGGCATTTGGGCAATCACTTCCCAAGCCTTGGTGGTGAACTTATTGGGATCAGTGGGTTGCATGGGGTGTTTGGGGTGTGCAGGAATTACTCCGGTAGGGATCAGCCTCCGCTGCACAACCGTAGCGTTATTGTAGGCAGGGAGGGCGATCGAGCGCGATCGGCTTTTACGACCCAAGGGGTGGGGGTTTGCCGTCTGGGGCAACCCTGGCAGGAACGCGATCGCGCCGAGCTGAGCCACTCCCGATCGGGTCATCGTTCAGGCTCGCCCTTTGTCCCCGGTGCTGCTGTTATCCGTTTCCGGCAACCTTGTCGCGATTTTGCCGTGATTTTGTCGTGATTTTGCTGCGGTGCAGGGGGATTCAGATGACTGGGGCGCGGCGCGATCGCCTCCTTTTCAGCCAAGACCAACTGAGTCAGGTCTAGCCGTTCCGGGGTCAGTTGCATGGGTCAGTTGCATGGGTCAGTTGCATCGGTTCGATGGTCAGCCCTTTGAGTCGAATCAGTGGACGCTGTGGGTTGCGGTCAGACCGGGCGATCGAAAAGCGGGGAGCTGCTTAGGATAGAAAACAAATCGCAACCCATCAGGAACGGTTGACCGAATCTGCCGCTCGTTAAATCGGGTAAAGCTCAGGCGAAACTGACCATTAAAGGAAACTGAATATGAGTGAAAAATATGACTGAAAAAACAAGCGATTGGCAAACTTTGCTCCTGTCGCCTACGGACTTTCAAACCCTAACTGGCGTTCCTTTCAAAGATGCTCAAGATCTGTCTAAAGCCTTGTATCAAAATCGCAAATTGTCTAAATGGCAAGCAATCGGTAAGCGTTGCTTGAAATATGCTTGGAATGGATTTTGGTTTTCGATTATTTGGGCAATCTTGCTCGGAATTTTTGTGATTCCAATTGCCATTGGTGGTTTTTACTTAGTTCGCCTGTTGGGCTTGTTTGCCGGAATCAGTGTCATTAACATTGTGCGCTGGTCTGCCGGTGTTTGTTTGCTGACAGGGATTCCCATGTCCATTTGGTTTTCTTGGGATGAAGAGAAAAAACAAGATACCTTGCGATCGCTCCTGCCCTTGACCCAAGAGGTCGAAAAATTTAATCGACTGGTACGCGCAACGGATGTGAAGGCTCAACTGGCCCAAGCCTCTGGAAAGGTAATTAGCCCTGAGGAACAAGCCCAAACAATTGCCACCCTGAGCCAACTGCGATCGGAGCTGGAAAATGCCTTGAAAGTGGAACGGGTGTTACGTGAAAACCAAGATGTGGTGATGGCGCAAGTGGATGCCTTTGAAGGGGCTACCCTGGGTCAGCATATGCAACTGGTGACGGATCAAGCCCTTGAATATGGTCAGGTACTTGATGACGCATTAAAACTGGGCGATCGGGTTCGGAACGAGCTAAAAACGTTGCATAATCGACAAGATCAATGGAATTCTGACTAATTTCGCAGGAATGACTCAGAAATTATTCAGCATTCTCTCAACAATTTTCGCCATCCCCTAGCAGGGACTGAACAATCGCGCGTACACTGGACGCAATCTTTTTCTCAATTGCAACCTCACGCAGAGAGCCTGAGTTATGAATTTCAAGCGGTGGAGCAGCCAACTGATTGCCATGGGTCTGATCGGGGTTACAGTCCTCGGCACAGCGATCGAAGGAGCCTTCGCCCAATGGGACAATACCCGACCGGAAAACCGCATTGCGCGGATTCGGTTTCGCAACAATAATCCTCGTAGTTTATACGCCCTCTATATTGCACCTCGCTATTCAGGGGATTGGCAGGAACTCTTAGGCGATCGCATTTTAAAATCCGGTGAAGCGATCGACTTGGAATTTAATTACGACAACCTTTATCAATCTGGGTGTAACTACAAAATCAAAGCCATTTATTCTGATGGTTCCCAGACGGTCTTGGAAGAACAGCCCTATGATCTCTGTGGATTGCGCCAAGTACAATTTGGCCCCTATCCCTCGATCGATCCCTACCGTCCCAATTAATTGCTGTTCAGGACATTTTCTCAATGTCAATTGATGCCTGTTGATGGCGACTGATCATACGACCCTTACCTAAAACGATTAGCACGCCATATTGCAGATGCCATATGGTAGATGCCATGACGTAATGATTCGGTGAGCATTGCTCACCCTACGGGCTATTGTTGATGGCGACTGACCATAACTTCAACTGATCGCTAGCCATTTTCAAACTAATTTAGGCAAATTTGCCTACTGCAATCCGTCAGATCTGATCAGTTGAAGTTTCTGGGGGAATGATCCCAAATTCTGATAACTGAATCTGCCTAATTTCGTCGCTCAATTCCGTTAAAATTCCAATAAAATTCCAAGACTCTCCGATCTCTCCCTGCTCTTGCTCTTGCTGTGCCCTTGACCCCTTGGCGACGGATTTGGCGCAATCGCCCTAGAGGTATCCCATCCTTTCGTAGTCTGTTGCGCGCTGGCTTAACCCGTTGCATCAACCTTCTCTTGGGAGATGGGCGACATCTCAATGAAGCGGAATTTGATAGTTATGTTGCCTGGCGATCGGCACTGATTCATCAGCGCTTGATGCTGGGATTTCGCCTAGGAGTCATTTATTTCAGCACATTCTCAATTCTGATTGCCTTTGAAGAATCCAGTAAAGGCGACCTGTTCAGCGTGCGTTTAATTCGCCATTTGATGGCAATTGTTTTAATTTTTGCTGGCAGCCGTGAAACCCAGTCTTTAACTGAACGATATTTGGTTCCGGCATCGATTGCGGAGGGCTATTCTGCTGTTTCTCGTCAAACAACTCCTAACCCAACTCCTAACCCAACTCCTAACCCAACTCCTAACCCAACTCCTAAGAATATTGTCCCAAAGCCCTTAAGCCAGGGTGGAAAATTGCCACCTCTGATTCAGCCGAAGCGGCCTGAGCGCTTGAGCTTGGATCCGGTGATTTTTTCATCCCAATTTGGTCTATTTTTACTGCTTTCAACCACGATTTCGGTGGTGACTAATTTACCCAGCCATTGGGGAACACCCGTCATGCCCGATTTGAAGGGCTGGACATTAGGTTTTTTTAGTATTGCGGCTGTGCTACCGTTTCGCTGGCATTGGCATCTCATTTCCCACCTCATTGCCTATGTGAATTATGTTTTGACCAATGGCTTGATGGGTCAGGCAATTTTTCCAGAG from Limnothrix sp. FACHB-406 includes:
- a CDS encoding Uma2 family endonuclease is translated as MTASLSAPVAAESAPEAIDLNQFLALPDTQPASEFINGKIIQKPMPQIEHSALQMDLGAAINAALKTRKVARAFSELRCTFGDRAIVPDLVVLTWDRIPRDINNRLVSRPITEAPDWAIEILSPKQESLGIIDKLLHCAQHGTQMGWLIDPDQNGVLTINHDCQISVFRDANDRLPVPEFAAEFQLTLVQLFDWLAVD
- the clpB gene encoding ATP-dependent chaperone ClpB translates to MQPTDPNKFTTKAWEVIAQMPEVAKQNRQQQLESEHLLKSLLEQEGLATSIFSKAGAQPSRLQELADQFLQKQPKISGDIGSVYLGQSLDKLLDRAEAFRKEFGDEYLSIEHLVLGFAKDDRCGRKIFDEVGLNEAKLREAIKQVRGNQTVTDRDPEGKYEALEKYGRDLTQYARQGKLDPVIGRDDEIRRTIQILSRRTKNNPVLIGEPGVGKTAIAEGLAQRIVKGDVPESLQNRTLIALDMGALIAGAKYRGEFEERLKAVLKEVTDSEGNIILFIDEIHTVVGAGATQGAMDAGNLLKPMLARGELRCIGATTLDEYRKYIEKDAALERRFQQVYIDQPSVVDTISILRGLKDRYETHHNVKISDSALVAAATLSNRYISDRFLPDKAIDLVDEAAAKLKMEVTSKPEELDEIDRKILQLEMERLSLQKESDSASKERLERLDRELADLKETQSHLNAQWQQEKDLLEQRKALKEQIDRVELEIQQAERDYDLNRAAELKFGTLNELHQQLQTIEQTISTQQSSGQILLREEVSESDIAEIIAKWTGIPVSKLIASEMEKLLHLEDELHQRVIGQDEAVTAVADAIQRSRAGLADPNRPIASFIFLGPTGVGKTELAKSLAAYLFDTEEAMVRIDMSEYMEKHAVSRLVGAPPGYVGYEEGGQLTEAIRRRPYSVILFDEIEKAHPDVFNIMLQILDDGRVTDSQGRTVDFKNSIIILTSNIGSQYILELAADNSRYEEMRTRVMAAMREQFRPEFLNRIDDIIIFHGLEKSELRQIIQIQAQRLEARLAEKKMALKLSEAAIDFLAEVGYDPTYGARPLKRAVQRELETQIAKCILRGEFTEGDTIWVDIENERLAFKRLTADLVAL
- a CDS encoding DUF4126 domain-containing protein, encoding MVELLAVLAASAAGGMRIALPLLLIGLLQGDRLWSRVPLLSQLSPQWVLGVLVSWSLFELFASKKLLGQRILQLVQLVFSPLAGAVMGMAIAQAADRTDQITVLLGIVGGLLALVLQLVQVGWFFRLGGLPLWAIFTQDALCIFLVLFAFDAPTQGGTIALMLLWLAIRSSKAWYFHYQGQPNSSSPRT
- a CDS encoding adenylate/guanylate cyclase domain-containing protein; the protein is MPLTPWRRIWRNRPRGIPSFRSLLRAGLTRCINLLLGDGRHLNEAEFDSYVAWRSALIHQRLMLGFRLGVIYFSTFSILIAFEESSKGDLFSVRLIRHLMAIVLIFAGSRETQSLTERYLVPASIAEGYSAVSRQTTPNPTPNPTPNPTPNPTPKNIVPKPLSQGGKLPPLIQPKRPERLSLDPVIFSSQFGLFLLLSTTISVVTNLPSHWGTPVMPDLKGWTLGFFSIAAVLPFRWHWHLISHLIAYVNYVLTNGLMGQAIFPEPLDPGQVLFDMVWISLMSTLVVGLYERLSRTEFEVRKQLRQEQRRSDQLLTNILPRSVADRLLTDSSQIADLFPEVTVLFADLVGFTPLASQLQPGETIELLNRMFSLFDQLAEFHGLEKIKTIGDAYMAAAGLPNPNPNHAAAAADMALAMQRAIEQLNQTSRYPLSIRVGLHSGPVVAGVIGLRKFAYDLWGDTVNVASRMESQGSPGKIQVTQAVFDRLGGEASLYRLTQRGVIAVKGRGDMLVYWLEEAPKN